The Alkalibacter rhizosphaerae genomic sequence TTGAACTGCCGGTTGATCTCCTTGATGACAAAATTTGCATTTTCCAGTTCCTGGATGCCTTCCACTTCAAACTTGCCGATGACATTGGGGACTTCCAGTTCCCTTGGCCCTGCACTCAAGACAAGGTGGACCACCTGTCCCTCTTTAATAGTGGTGCCGGATTGAGGCGTCTGTCGGATCACATGATCTTCCGCTATGGTGGCATTGTTCTCCGGTGGGTCGATCTCATAGGTCAGTCCCGCTGCTTCTATTTTCGCAATGGCTTCTCCCCGTTCCAATCCATCCACACCGGGGACCTCCACGTCTTTGACCCGGTTCATGTTTGCCAGTACGGTACCCAGTACCACAAGCAATGCCACTCCCAGGACGATGGCTCCCCAAAATATGGGTTTTTTATAGATGGGTTTTTCCTTTTTTCTCTTCACCTGTTGCGTTTCCGCCTTTGGTTTTGCCACCGGCAAGATCCCGGGCAGGATGCCGCCCTTTTTGTTCTGGCTCTGATTTTTTACCTTTTCACCGCTTTGGGCCGCAGAAATATCCTGGATCAGTTCCCTGGCGTTGGCATAACGATCTTCCGGATTTTTTTGGATCAGTTTTAATACGATGTCTTCCATGGCTTCCGGAATATGATCCAAGTCTTCTTCCAAAAACTCGATCTCTTCCTGTATGTGCTTGATGGCAACGGAAATGGAACTGTCTCCGTCAAAAGGCACTCGGCCCGTCATCATCTCGTACATGACGATGCCCAGAGAATACAGATCGGAACGCTCGTCGACAAAACCACCTCTTGCCTGTTCCGGTGACAGATAGTGGACAGAACCCATGGTTTCCTCCACCAGGGTGATGGTAGATGTTGTGATGGCCCTGGCAATGCCGAAGTCCGCTACTTTGGGGACCAGATCTTCCGCCATCAGGATGTTGTGAGGCTTGATATCTCGATGGATGACGTTGTTTTTATGGGCATGGTCCAATGCCAAGGCGATCTGCTTGGCAATGTAAGCTGTTTCTTTCCAAGTCAGATGCCCTTTCTGTTGTATGTATTCCTTCAGGGTATCTCCTGCTATGTATTCCATGACGATAAAATGATGATTCTCTTCCACGCCCACGTCGTACACGCTGACGATGTTGTTGTGGGACAAACTGGCAGCTGCTTGAGACTCTCTCTTGAATTTTTTTATAAACTGCTCGTTGTCGTTAAATTCGCTCTTCAATACCTTTATGGCTACCAGGCGATTCAACAAGTTGTCTTTCGCTTTGTAGACGAACGCCATGCCTCCTTGGCCTATGATATCTATTATTTCGTATCTGCCAAGTAAAGTTTTTCCCTTCATCCGATTACCTCCGGTTTATATATGATTGCCGTAATATTGTCGCCGCCACCGTGGGCGTTGGCCGCATCGATCAGTTGTTGTACGCTGTCCGATGGCTGGTCCGTCATTTTTATGATCTCCCAAATTTGCTGTTCATCCACGTAATTGGTCAAACCGTCGCTGCATAACAAATATAGGTCTTCTTCTACCCAATCCAGATCCAGAACATCCACTTCCAATGTGGGATCCGTGCCGATAGCTCGCATGAGCATATTCCGGTTGGGATGCTGTCTGGCTTCTTCCAACGATATTTCTCCGGATTCCAACAGGCTTTCCACCAATGTATGATCTTTCGTCACCTTCTCCATACCATCTTTTCTAATGCGGTACAATCGGGTATCCCCTACATGAAACACATGGATATGGGATCCGCTTTGGATCATCATGGTTAGAGTGGTGCCCATGCCTGCTAATTTTTCATCGGATCGGCCGGCTTCGTAGATCTCTCGATTTGCCCGCTGGATGGCATTTACCCAGTCCCTTTTCAACAGGTCGACTTGATCCCACTGATGAGTTTCGGCAAATGTTTCGATAGCAGTCACCAACATTTGGCTGGCAACTTCACCGGCCCGGTGGCCGCCCAATCCATCGGCTACTGCCAGTACCGGTCTACCATCCTTGCTAGTGCCGACCCAATAGGCGTCCTGATTTAGTTTTCGAATTTTTCCAATGTGACTGCCATGTCCTACTTTCATGCTCACTCTCCTGATTTATCCAAATAACCTTTTCGCAACTGACCGCAGGCTGCCTCTATTTCCGACCCCAGCTTTCTACGAATCGTATGGGGGACGTTGGATCTGGCAAGGATCTCGCTAAACAGCTTGATGGATCTTTCATTGCTGGATTCATAATTGTTCTCTTTGATCTCATTGACCGGGATCAGATTGATCATGGAGTTCTTCTGACCTTTCATCAAGGCAGCCAATTGTCCGGCTGTTTCCTCCGAGTCATTGATACCTTTTATCATAGCATATTCATAGGTGATCCTTCTATTTGTTTTTTCTTCATAAATACGACATGCCTCCAATAACTCCTCCAGGGTATACCGGTTGGCGATGGGCATGATCTTTCTACGCATCTCATCCGTGGTTGCATGGAGGGAAATGGACAAATTGATTTGGAGGTCCAGTTCTGCCAATTTCAGGATCTCTGGCACCAATCCACAAGTGGAAATACTCAAATGCCGTTGCCCC encodes the following:
- the pknB gene encoding Stk1 family PASTA domain-containing Ser/Thr kinase — its product is MKGKTLLGRYEIIDIIGQGGMAFVYKAKDNLLNRLVAIKVLKSEFNDNEQFIKKFKRESQAAASLSHNNIVSVYDVGVEENHHFIVMEYIAGDTLKEYIQQKGHLTWKETAYIAKQIALALDHAHKNNVIHRDIKPHNILMAEDLVPKVADFGIARAITTSTITLVEETMGSVHYLSPEQARGGFVDERSDLYSLGIVMYEMMTGRVPFDGDSSISVAIKHIQEEIEFLEEDLDHIPEAMEDIVLKLIQKNPEDRYANARELIQDISAAQSGEKVKNQSQNKKGGILPGILPVAKPKAETQQVKRKKEKPIYKKPIFWGAIVLGVALLVVLGTVLANMNRVKDVEVPGVDGLERGEAIAKIEAAGLTYEIDPPENNATIAEDHVIRQTPQSGTTIKEGQVVHLVLSAGPRELEVPNVIGKFEVEGIQELENANFVIKEINRQFNDEHEKDVIYDQNPRPGLLLKEGTEIILYVSKGKDTVIMENYVGQSLETVRNAIAAAGLQVGEIREEASSEFDRGIVLNQEPKANMEVAKNTVVSLTVSQGILKTKTIQIKLKDYVEYDKDEEVPTVPVKVIFIDQTTGSNVVYDRMHKADETVNVELQGLGVQYYQLEIDGQTYNAEIITF
- a CDS encoding Stp1/IreP family PP2C-type Ser/Thr phosphatase, yielding MKVGHGSHIGKIRKLNQDAYWVGTSKDGRPVLAVADGLGGHRAGEVASQMLVTAIETFAETHQWDQVDLLKRDWVNAIQRANREIYEAGRSDEKLAGMGTTLTMMIQSGSHIHVFHVGDTRLYRIRKDGMEKVTKDHTLVESLLESGEISLEEARQHPNRNMLMRAIGTDPTLEVDVLDLDWVEEDLYLLCSDGLTNYVDEQQIWEIIKMTDQPSDSVQQLIDAANAHGGGDNITAIIYKPEVIG